GTCCCAGATGCTCACGCCGTTGTCCTTCAGGTAGGCGACGTTGCTGCTCCCCTTCAGGAACCACAGCAGCTCGTGGATGATGGACTTGAGGTGAACCTTCTTGGTGGTCACCAGCGGAAAGCCCGCCTGAAGGTCGAATCTGAGCTGGGCGCCGAAGACCGAGCGCGTGCCGGTGCCGGTGCGGTCGGTCTTGACGGCGCCGTGTTCGAGCACCTGGCGCATCAGGTCGAGGTAGGACTGCATATGGAGACCAGTGTAGGAGACGGCGAGCAAGTCGGACTCGGCCTGCTCAGCCCACCCCGCCCAGTGCGTGCACCGTGTCCCGGGTCTGGGTGTAGAGCTCCCGGTACAGCGAGTACAGGCGGTCATACTCGGGCTTCAGGGCTCCATTGGGCTCCACCCGTTCGCCGGGCCTGACCCAGGTGTTCAGGTCATCCCGCTCCAGCACGCCGGCCGCGAGCCCGGCCAGGAAGGCGTCGCCGTAGGAGGCGCCCACCGTGACCTGCGGCACCTCCTGCGCCAGCCCGCAGATGTCCGAGACGATCTGCAGCCAGGTGTGGCCCCGGGTACCGCCCCCCACCGCCACGACCCGCCGGATGTCGGCCCCCAGGTCGCGGAAGGCCTCGAGGTTGTGGCGGACGCCGTAGCCGACCCCCTCCAGCGCGGCTCGGAAGAGGTGTTCACGGGTGTGAGAGAGGGTCAGCCCGGCGATCACGCCGCGGGCGCGCGGATCGTTGATGGGCGTGCGCTCGCCACTGAAGTAGGGCAGCAGGAGCAGGCCGTCCGCGCCGGGGGCGAGGGCCGCCGCCCCGGCGAACAGGGTGTCGTAGGCGGCGGCGGTCTCGTGCTCCTGGGCGAACTCATCCACGAACCAGCGGGTCAGCGAGCCGGTGGTGCCCATGCCGGCGGCCAGGTTGACCTGCCCCGGGAACGCGCCGCCGACCGACCACACGCGCGGGTCGGGCGTGGGGGCGTCCTGCACGAGGATGAAGAAGGTCGAGGAGCCGTACATGACCATCAGGTCGCCGGGCTGCAAGGCGCCCACGCTGAGGCCCTCGGCGAGCGCGTCCACCGTGCCCACGGCGACCGGCGTGCCCTCGCGCAGCCCGGTCTCGGCCGCCGCCTGCGCGGTGACGTGGCCGGCGACCTCGTCGCTCCAGGCGAGGCGGGGCAGGACGTCCAGGCGCCGGTCGCCCAGCACGGCCGCCGCGTAGCGGTCGGTCCAGGAGCGCGTGCGCGGGTCGTACAGCGGCATGGTGTGGGCGCCGGTGTGGTGGTCGATGACGTGCTCGCCGGTCAGCCGGAAGGTCAGGTAACTGCTCGCGGTGGTGAGCATCGCGGTTCGGGTCCAGACCTCCGGCTCGTGTTCGCGCAGCCAGCGCATCTTGGGGCCAATCGCCTGGCTGGTCAGCGCCATGTGGCTGTGCGCGAAGATCGCGTCGGCGCCGATCTCGGCCTCCAGCGCCTCGATCTGCGCCTGGGCGCGGGTATCGATGCCGTACAGGATGCCGGGCCGCAGGGGGGTTCCGGCCCCATCCAGCGGCAGCAGTGTCGGGCCGATGGCGCTGCAGGCGACCCCTGCCACCCGCCCGGCCGTGCCCGGTTCGGACAGCAGCTCCCGCAGGATGGCCTGCACGTCGGCCCACCACACGAGGTCGGCGTCCTGCTCGACGTGCCCGTGGTGCGGCATGTCGATGCCGTGGGGCACCGTGTGCTGCCGCCGAATGGCGCCCGACAGATCGACCAGCACCCCCTTGCTGGAATAGGTGCCGACGTCCACGCCGATCAGCAGGTCTCGGCCCGTCTCAGCCGACATCGATCATCACTTTCATGGACGCCCGCTTCTCGCGGTCGGCGAACTCGAAGGCCTCGGGCGTCTGGCCGAAGGCGTAGCGCTGCGTGACCAGCGCGTCCAGGTTCACGGCGCCGCTGGCGACGAGCCCGATCGCGGCCGGGTAGCAGTTGGCGTAGCGGAACACGCCCCTGAGGGTCACCTCGCGGCTGGCGGCGCCCACGATGTCCAGACTCACCTCGGGATCGGGGGGCAGGCCCACCAGCACGGCGACGCCGCCCGGCTTGGGCGCGCTCATGCTCAGGCGGGTGGTGGGCAGCGAACCCGCCGTCTCGAAGGCCACGTCCACCCCGCCGTGCGAGAGCGGCAGGCCGCCTTGCGCCGCGCCCAGCTCGCGGATGAAGGCCAGCGCGTCGCCGCTGCGGGCGTTGAAGGTGTGGGTCGCGCCGACCCGGCGGGCGAGCTCCAGGCGGAAGTCTTCCAGATCGACCGCGATGATGGTCGTGGCGCCCGCC
The sequence above is drawn from the Deinococcus koreensis genome and encodes:
- a CDS encoding FGGY-family carbohydrate kinase, yielding MSAETGRDLLIGVDVGTYSSKGVLVDLSGAIRRQHTVPHGIDMPHHGHVEQDADLVWWADVQAILRELLSEPGTAGRVAGVACSAIGPTLLPLDGAGTPLRPGILYGIDTRAQAQIEALEAEIGADAIFAHSHMALTSQAIGPKMRWLREHEPEVWTRTAMLTTASSYLTFRLTGEHVIDHHTGAHTMPLYDPRTRSWTDRYAAAVLGDRRLDVLPRLAWSDEVAGHVTAQAAAETGLREGTPVAVGTVDALAEGLSVGALQPGDLMVMYGSSTFFILVQDAPTPDPRVWSVGGAFPGQVNLAAGMGTTGSLTRWFVDEFAQEHETAAAYDTLFAGAAALAPGADGLLLLPYFSGERTPINDPRARGVIAGLTLSHTREHLFRAALEGVGYGVRHNLEAFRDLGADIRRVVAVGGGTRGHTWLQIVSDICGLAQEVPQVTVGASYGDAFLAGLAAGVLERDDLNTWVRPGERVEPNGALKPEYDRLYSLYRELYTQTRDTVHALGGVG